Genomic window (Chthoniobacterales bacterium):
AATGCCTTGGGATCGACGGCAGCGAATTCGAAAAATTGCATGTCGAGCGGGCAGGCATAGTTGTATTCGCCATTGGTTCCTGCATGGACGGCACGGCCTTTGTCGATGATGCGCGGGAGGATGGCGAATCCGCCGAGGCGGCAGCGTGCTCCCCGGGGTGGACGCTTTGTGAGATCGGTGGGTAGAGTCGGCTGAGGCATGCGGTGCAGGATATTTTGCCGCGTGGCGGGGTCAAGCGGACAGCTTTTCGACGATTCCGGGAAACCGGCAGCGTGCGCACTCATCGTGGTCGCGCTGGCAAAAGTCGGAGTAGATCTGCAAAAGCCCCTGTTGCACGTAGAGCCTGCCGGCAAGAGTGCGCGGCGGCGGTCCACCAAAGAGCCGGGCTGCCGCGACGCGGGCGGGGGTATTACCGGCGGAGGCGGGCAGGCCAAGCCATTGCGGCTCGGCGCCACGGGACAAAGCGAGAGGCAGGGCAATGTTGACGTAGATGTCGCGAATGCGCTCGGGGCCGACGAGAGCCAGAATTGTCGCCCGCCGCGGCGAATTCCATGTGGTGTGGAACGACCAGAACGGATGCTTCAGTGGTCCGAGGACTTTTTCCAATTGTTCCAAATTGCCCGACTCAATCGCCCCTCGCACGGTTTTCCAACACCGCGCAACGGATACAAGGGCGCCGAGACGACGCAGAGGGTGATTGGCGGGGCGTAGCCCGTTCATTCGCCATGCAGATCGCGGAAGCACGAGGTGCGCGTGGCTGCTGCGCTGGCGCCACCAGCTTTTCCACAGGACGGCGTGCACGTTGCGGGCGTCGGCTGAAGGTGGTTGCGGTTTCTCGAGAAAACCCGCGAGACCGAACAACAGAGCTTCTCCGCGCGGGGTTGCGGCGATGCGTGGCGGGACCCTTTGGGCGAGCAGTTGGAACGGCAACTTGTTGTTCTTGTAGCCGAGAGCCGTGGCGAAGGATTCGTAAAGCGCCGCATCGGTGCCGCGCGCCTCGATCATGGCTGCGAGCGCCAGGCCCTTGCGCTCCAATCGCCGGCGCGCCGCAACGGCGAGAAGATCGGCGAGCGAATCCTGCGAGAGGAGGCGCAGAGGAGCGGCGCAACGCCCGGGCTTGGCCGGAACAAATGCGCCACTTTCTCCGCCGGTGCCGCCGCAGTCGGACAAGCAGATTTGCGGAACTTCACGGTGCGATGCGGTCCGCGGAAAATGCGCACGGGCTGGGGCCCTCACAGCGACGTGAAGAACGACATTTTCGTAATCAGGGTTGGTCGCGTGGCGGTGGTTTTCCCAGCCTGCAGCGTCGAGATCGACCTCGATGGCGCCCTGCCGGTGTTTTCCATCGATCCTCACGGAAGTGTTGACGAAATCCGGCCCGGCTTCCCGGTTCCACTCCCCGAAATCGGTGACAAGGACCTTTCGGCCATCCCGGCAGACGAACTCACGGCCGCAGGCCCCCGAGAACCAGCGGGCCTGCCAGAAAAGTTCGTTGTCAGAAAAGGGTTCCGGCTCCCGCACATGGAGGTCGCAGCCGGCCAGGGCTTCCTCGTAGGCCTCGCGCGCTGTCATAACTTTTTCGGCCCCACGGACGGTGCGGGGGGCGGTGGCTCGATCTCATTGCGCAGCGCCTCGAGCAACTGCGCGCGCTCCGGGGGTTGAGCGCGCTGCAAGGTGCGGTCGATGAGTTGAATGGCGGCCTTTTTATTTCCTGTTGTTTGTAAAATGCGGATCCGCTCGACGACAGTCCTGAACGATTCCGCGGGATTTCGATAAACAGCGCCCGCGGCCTCGAGCGAGGAAAGCGCTTCCCGGGGCTGATCGTAAAAGCTTTGCAGCAGGCCGAGAGCTTCGTAGTTGAGGCCGGTGGGGTTTTCGCGTGCGAACCGTGCGAGATAAAGCGTCTGCATCGGCCCCGAGCGCGCCGATTTGCGCAATTCTTTTTGCAGCGCGGTCCAAGGTTGTGCGCCCGGATCCGAATCGCGGTCGAAGTTTCCCGCTTGGGTAGCGGCAAACGGGCGGTAGAGCGGATCCCCGACGACCGTGTTCATCCAAGACAGAACCTTCAGGCTCATGTATGCGCTCTCCGCAAAGGTGAAGCCCTGCAGCAAGCGCTCGTTGAAGACGTCGAGATGCGGCGTGAGGTCGAGGTAGGGTTCGTAAACATTTCCAATGGTGGCGGCCACCCCGCGTGTGAGCAACGGGGCTGCCCAGTGCTTCGCAGGATCGCGCAGCGTTGCGGCGCTGAAAGAGTGGATGTGCACTGCCACGGCGCCAGGGCGGAAATGCGGCGCGCCCATCGCGCCCTCCGCGGCCCACGCATACCAACCATAGTAGAGCGCGGCATCCGTGACGGGGAAACCCGCGGGCAAAATCGCCGGGTTGTTGTCCAGGATGACTGGGATCCCCTGGTTCCAGCACTCCGCCGCCGCGGCTTGGAGCCATTCGTCCCCGTCCTTGTATCCGCTCTCCGGGATGCTTCTCCGGTCGATGTAGGCCCAACCGTGGAGCCCCGATTGCTCCGCTTTGATGCCGTCGTCGATCATGCGCCGCACGGTGTCCTCCGTCGGTGCATCGAGCCGCGTCACGAGCAGCTGAGCCGCGAGCATTACCGAGTCCATGATCGGGGTGAAGCGTCGGTAATACGGGTTTGGCACCACGCCAAAGCGCTCTTCTTGGAAAGCGCCAAGCGCGGCGAGTTCCGAATCCACCGATGCTTCATCATGCCCGCCCACCGGATCGCCGCCGTTCGGGCGCGGGGGCGCGGGCTTGCCGGGCTCGGGAGGTTGGATGGTCGTCTTGATCTTGAGGGGAATCCCTCGCATCAAGGCGACGAAGCGGATGCGGCTGCCGGTGACTTCGGGGGCAGAAGCTGTGCCGGAGCTTTCGCGCAGCGTCCACCATCCTTTGAGATCAAACATTGCGCGCAGCGGACTCTCGATCGTATCGGCGAAGTCCTTCCGCGAGATTTCCTCGTCTGTTGGACAATCCAACGCGACGACTTGGTCGGATGGTATGCGTCTGCGCTGCGCATAGTATTCCGCGAGGGACCGGGAGTCGGGATCGCGGGAGTTGAAAACCACGAGGGTGGCGCCGGCCTCGCGGCTCATCCGCGCATCACCGGGATCCTGCGCGGTAGCGGCCTGCAGGGCCAAGGCCAGCGCTACAGAAGCGAGCACTTCAAATCTCGATGCGCAGGCCGTCATAGGCGATGCGGACATTGTCCGGCAACAGGGACTCCGTTTCCTTGTGGCCAAGATCGTGGCCGATATGCGTCAACCAGGCTTGCTTTGCCTGCGCGTCGGCGGCCACTCCCAGCGCCTCGCTGAGCGAAAGATGGCTCGGGTGGGGTTCGTGGCGCAGAGCGTCGATGATCAGCACGGGGATGCCGGTTATCTGCTCTATGACCGGCCCCGGAACGTGGTGGCAATCGCTGAAGTAGGCTGCCAACTTGCGTCCGCCCCGCGCGAAGATGTAGCCGTGCACCAGCATGCGCCCGTGGGGAACTTCGGCCGGGATGATTTCCACGCTGCCTAGCTGGAACGGTTCCGTGATTTCCCGGGGATCGGGCCGGACGTAATTTCGGAAGGCGTGCTGCCCGTCAAACGCGTAGTAAAACATCCTGCGCAGGTCCGCCATGGTATGGGGCGAGGCATAAACCGGCATCGACCGGTCGGCGAGTTCACAGAATCGGCGAAGGTCGTCGAAGCCCGCCACATGATCGGTATGCGAGTGGGTAAAAACAGCCGCGTCGATGTGGCGAAGTCCGTGGCGCAGAGCCTGCGTGCGGAGGTCCGGGGTCGTGTCGACCAGGAACGTCACATCCGCAGCCTCGACGAGTATCGAGGACCGCAGCCTCTTGTCGCGCGGGTCCTGCGAACGGCAGACCGGGCAGTCACAGGCCACGAACGGCACCCCTTGGGACGTCCCGGTGCCTAAAAAAGTGATCGCAAGTTCGGCCATGACTTGAATCCGCGAGGTTTGCATAATCTGCCCCATGCTCGCAACGCTGGCATCCCTCAGGATCCGCAATCTCGCTTTGGTCGAAGACCTCACGTGGGAGCCCGGCGCAGGTCTCGTGGCCATCACCGGGGAGACGGGCGCTGGCAAATCGCTCCTCATCGGCGCACTGCAGTTGCTGTTGGGGGAACGCGCGGACAAATCGCTCATTCGGGCCGGTGCGGACTCCTGCACCGTGGAAGCTGTCTTTGAAGTGACCGCGGGTGCCGGGCTTGACGAGTGGCTTGAGGAGCAGGGGGCCGAGCCGTGCGCGGACGACGGACTGCTTGTCAAAAGGACGCTTTCTGCCGCGGGATCCGGACGGCAGTTCATCAACGGCTCCGCATGCACTTTGTCCGCGCTCAAAGGCTTGGGAGACCGGCT
Coding sequences:
- a CDS encoding DUF2851 family protein, translating into MTAREAYEEALAGCDLHVREPEPFSDNELFWQARWFSGACGREFVCRDGRKVLVTDFGEWNREAGPDFVNTSVRIDGKHRQGAIEVDLDAAGWENHRHATNPDYENVVLHVAVRAPARAHFPRTASHREVPQICLSDCGGTGGESGAFVPAKPGRCAAPLRLLSQDSLADLLAVAARRRLERKGLALAAMIEARGTDAALYESFATALGYKNNKLPFQLLAQRVPPRIAATPRGEALLFGLAGFLEKPQPPSADARNVHAVLWKSWWRQRSSHAHLVLPRSAWRMNGLRPANHPLRRLGALVSVARCWKTVRGAIESGNLEQLEKVLGPLKHPFWSFHTTWNSPRRATILALVGPERIRDIYVNIALPLALSRGAEPQWLGLPASAGNTPARVAAARLFGGPPPRTLAGRLYVQQGLLQIYSDFCQRDHDECARCRFPGIVEKLSA
- a CDS encoding TIGR03790 family protein encodes the protein MSASPMTACASRFEVLASVALALALQAATAQDPGDARMSREAGATLVVFNSRDPDSRSLAEYYAQRRRIPSDQVVALDCPTDEEISRKDFADTIESPLRAMFDLKGWWTLRESSGTASAPEVTGSRIRFVALMRGIPLKIKTTIQPPEPGKPAPPRPNGGDPVGGHDEASVDSELAALGAFQEERFGVVPNPYYRRFTPIMDSVMLAAQLLVTRLDAPTEDTVRRMIDDGIKAEQSGLHGWAYIDRRSIPESGYKDGDEWLQAAAAECWNQGIPVILDNNPAILPAGFPVTDAALYYGWYAWAAEGAMGAPHFRPGAVAVHIHSFSAATLRDPAKHWAAPLLTRGVAATIGNVYEPYLDLTPHLDVFNERLLQGFTFAESAYMSLKVLSWMNTVVGDPLYRPFAATQAGNFDRDSDPGAQPWTALQKELRKSARSGPMQTLYLARFARENPTGLNYEALGLLQSFYDQPREALSSLEAAGAVYRNPAESFRTVVERIRILQTTGNKKAAIQLIDRTLQRAQPPERAQLLEALRNEIEPPPPAPSVGPKKL
- a CDS encoding MBL fold metallo-hydrolase translates to MAELAITFLGTGTSQGVPFVACDCPVCRSQDPRDKRLRSSILVEAADVTFLVDTTPDLRTQALRHGLRHIDAAVFTHSHTDHVAGFDDLRRFCELADRSMPVYASPHTMADLRRMFYYAFDGQHAFRNYVRPDPREITEPFQLGSVEIIPAEVPHGRMLVHGYIFARGGRKLAAYFSDCHHVPGPVIEQITGIPVLIIDALRHEPHPSHLSLSEALGVAADAQAKQAWLTHIGHDLGHKETESLLPDNVRIAYDGLRIEI